The following proteins come from a genomic window of Synechococcus sp. BIOS-E4-1:
- a CDS encoding DUF1543 domain-containing protein, whose protein sequence is MNKNPRLFLVVLGGRSADCHIELHDVRWVVGANIEETIPKLRQEWFGLTTGLHIDSYKVIQHVDGYTIELFERHEEENSKQTTSLTAKNEKLWFINLGGYDRNSLQELHQFGLVVAPSKQAAKARARQRWLNTALQVHKDDLHSINNLGAVDDCLPIFQLEGWQILLKAEPGIPETELKPDWFGYWRIDGRVPKPRPE, encoded by the coding sequence ATGAACAAAAATCCGAGGCTATTTCTGGTTGTTCTAGGAGGGAGAAGCGCCGATTGTCACATTGAACTGCACGATGTTCGTTGGGTTGTGGGAGCAAACATTGAGGAGACAATTCCGAAGCTGAGACAAGAATGGTTTGGATTAACCACCGGACTGCATATCGACAGTTACAAGGTAATCCAGCATGTTGATGGCTACACCATTGAGCTATTCGAGAGACACGAGGAAGAAAACTCGAAACAAACGACGTCGTTAACCGCAAAGAACGAAAAGCTTTGGTTCATCAACCTAGGAGGCTACGACAGAAACTCGTTACAGGAATTGCATCAATTCGGCCTGGTCGTGGCTCCCAGTAAACAAGCTGCAAAGGCACGGGCACGTCAGCGTTGGCTAAACACAGCCTTGCAGGTCCATAAGGATGACTTACACAGCATCAACAATCTGGGTGCAGTCGATGACTGTTTACCCATCTTCCAGCTTGAAGGATGGCAAATCCTGCTAAAAGCTGAGCCAGGAATACCTGAAACGGAGCTAAAGCCAGATTGGTTTGGATATTGGCGAATCGATGGAAGAGTGCCGAAACCCCGGCCTGAGTAA